GCGACACAGCTGATCGGAACGCTCGGCGGAATCGGCGAGCTCGCCAGGGACGTGCTCGGCAAGGACGCCCAGTCGTCGCCCGGAATCACCACGACCGTCTCGTCGTCCAAGGACAATCGCTAGATGTTCGGCCTCAGCGACGGCTGGCTGTGGGCGATCGCCGGGCTCGTCCTGCTGATCGCCGAAGTCGTCGCGCCTGGCTTCTTCCTTGTCTTCCTCGGCGTCGCGGCGATCGCGACCGGATTGTTCACCTTGCTGTTCGACCTCTCGCTTGCGCCGCAGCTCGCCCTGTTCGTCATCTACACCGCCCTCGCAGTGATGATCGGTAAGCGTTGGTATGCCGAACCAGATACGGCCGACCAGGCGATTTCACTCAACGATCCCGCGCGGCGCCTCGTGGGCCGGACGGCGACCGTCGTCGACCCGATCGACGAGCATGGCGGCCGGGTGCGGCTAGGTGACAGCGAATGGACCGCGCGGGGCGGCCCGGCGGCCACCGGCGACCGCGTCGAAATCATTTCCGTCGAGGGCAATTGCCTTCGTGTCGGTGGAGCGCGGACAATGGCCGCGCCAGTGGGAGAGCGTGATGCGTGAACTTAGCCGGCGGGAATTGCTCGCCGGGACTGGAGCCTTTGCAGGCGCAACCCTGCTTTCGGGCTGCACTTCGACACTTGCCACTCCTTCGCGGGCAATCGGCCCGACCAGCGCCCAGGCGCTTCTCGACTCCATCGCCGAGAATCTCCTGTGGACCGACCCGGAGCAGGCGACTTCGCTCGGTATCGACAAGGGCAGCCGCGCGCCGCTTCGCTCACGCCTCAAGGACCGCTCGGCGGCGGGACAGGACAAGATCGCGTCGATCCTTCGCGCCGACCTTGCTCGTGCCGAGACGCTCGACACCCGCGCCCTCGATGCCTCCACCCGCACGAGCATCGAAGTCATCAAGTCGGCCTATCGCACCTCGCTCGAAGGTTTTGCCCAACCGTACGGCGATGTCGCGGTCGGAAGCTGGCGTAACACGCCCTACGTCGTCATCCAGAACGTCGGCGCCTATCTCGATACGCCGCGTTTCCTCGATGCCGACCACCAGATTGCCAATGCCGCCGATGCCGAGGCCTATGTCGCCCGGCTCGACTCCATGGCGCTCCAGCTCGACGGGGAACTTGCGCGAATTCGCGACGCACGGGGCAAGGGGCTCGTCCCTCCTGCCTTCCTGCTCGACAAGGCGATCGGACAGCTTGGCCAGAGCCTCGACAACGCGAGGAAAGGCGGCGGGTTGGTGGATAGCCTCGTCAACCGCACCCGCGACATTCCGGGCAGCTGGGAAACGCGTTCCCGCGCCATCGTCACCGGTAAAATCGCCCCTGCCCTCGCACTCCAGCTCGAAGAACTGAAGCTGCAGCGGGCCCGAGCGACGATGGACCCCGGCATGTGGGCGCGTCCTGGCGGCGACGCTTATTACGTTTGGGCGCTCAAGGCTTCGACAACGACCGCCATGAGCCCGGAGGAAATCCACCAGATGGGCCGCCGCGAGCTTGCCGAGCTCCAGGCGCGCATGGACGCGATCCTGAAACGCAACGGCTATAACAGTGGCTCGGTGGGGCAGCGGATGGTCGCGCTCGCCAAGGACCCCAAGTACAAGTTCAAGGAAGGCGATCCCGGACGCGCCGAAATTCTCGCCTACATCGGCGAATGGATTTCGAAGTTCCGCGGTTTGACCCCGCGCGGTTTCAACACGCTCGTCCGTGCCAATCTGGAAGTGAAGCGCTTGCCGCCCGAGGAAGAGCCGGGAGCGCCCGGTGCCTATGGCGGCGCGGGCTCGATCGACGGCAGCATTCCCGGCAAGTTCTGGATCAACCTCCACACGACCGATCTGCACCGCCGCTACGACTTGCCGAGCCTCGCCGCGCACGAGGCCATTCCCGGTCACGTGTGGCAGGGCGAATATGCCAACCAGTTGCCGCTCATCCGTACCTTGCTGTCTTTCAACGCTTATTCCGAAGGCTGGGCGCTCTATGCCGAGCAACTGATGGACGAGCTTGGCGCCTATGATGATTTCGAGGTCGGCAAGCTCGGCTACCTGCAGAGCCTGGCCTTCCGCGCCTGCCGGCTGGTGGTCGATACCGGCCTCCACGCCAAGCGCTGGTCACGTCAGCAGGCCGTCCAGTTCTTTGTCGACGAAATCGGCTCAGGCGCGGAAGACGTTGCGCGCGAGGTCGATCGCTACTGCAGCTGGCCGGGCCAGGCCTGCGGCTACAAGGTCGGCCATAGCGAGATCCTTCGCCAGCGGGCGAAGGCGCAGTCGGCGCTTGGCTCGCGCTTCGACCTCAGGGCGTTCAACGATGCGGTGGTCAAGGGCGGCAATGTGCCGATGGACGTGCTCGCAAGGAACGTCGACGGCTACGCCATGATCGGCTGACCGGGATAATAACCTTACGGCCTGCCACGGGTCCCCTTACCACTCGGCTCCACCGGTTTACCAATCCTGGGACCGAGCTTCCCTGTCGAGCTCGCAGGCAAGCCCGCGCTCGATTAAGGCATGGCCTCCGCTACCGCTCCTAGAGTCAGCTTTCCATCCAAAACTGACGCAAAAATCTGTCCTACAGCAGGCAAGACAAGCAATGGAGATCGCCGCTCATTCTCGCCGCGGATCGCTTCCGCAGTCTTAAAATGCCGTACCAAAGTTGCGGCAGGCATTATACCGGAACGTGTCGCAAACTTTGCGAACTTCCGCGCTAGGGCCGCCTCATACCAAGCTTGCCTTCGCCGTTCATTCCTCGCCGAATTTGCCTTCGACAAGCGCGGTGAGCTGCTGCAACGCGTCTTCGCAACTCTCGCCCGAGCAGTAGATGGTGATTTCGTCGCCCATTGCCGCGCCCAGCATCATCAGGCCCATGATCGAGGTGCCGGTCACGCGATTGCCGTCCTTCTCGACCTCGACCGACGCCGGAAGCCCATGCACCAGATTGACGAATTTCGCGCTGGCGCGGGCATGAAGGCCGCGCCGGTTGCTGACGGTGATGGTCCGGTGGCAGCCGCTCAAGCAGCGGCCTCGCCGAGAATCTCGGATGCTACCGAGATATATTTGCGCCCTGCTTCGCGGGCCGCGGCAACTGCGGCGCGAACGCCCATCACCTTTCGCGCGCCTTCGAGGCGGATCAGCATCGGCAAGTTGACCCCGGCAATCACCTCGATGTCGGTCGATTTCATCAGGCTGATGGCCAGGTTGGACGGTGTGCCGCCGAAAAGGTCGGTGAGGATGATCACCCCATCGCCTTCGTTCACTTTCTCGATCGCTTCGGCAATGTCGCCGCGGCGCTTTTCCATGTCGTCGTCGGCATCGATGCAAATGCCCTCGATCCCCTTCTGGGGCCGACCACATGTTCCAGTGCCGTGATGAACTCGACCGCAAGGCGGCCGTGGGTCACCAATACCAATCCGATCATTCACTCACCCGAATTATCCCCCGCCGAATCCGGGCGGGTATCCTCGACGCTGTCACTCGGCCTGGAGGATAGGTCACGATGGCGGATATTCGCTGTAATTCCCGCCGCGTGCAACCGCTCCGCCATTTCGACCGCGGCAGCCACCGAACGGTGGCGCCCCCCAGTACAGCCGAAACCTACCGTCAGGTAGGTTTTGCCAGCGGCCCAATAGCGGGGAATCAGTTCCGCGAGAAGCGCTTCCGTCGAATCCATCATTTGGGCCCATCCCGGGTCGCCCGCGCAATAGTCGCGCACCGCCTGGTCGAGGCCGGTGAGCGGCCGAAGCTCGTCCACCCAATGCGGGTTCGCCACAAAGCGCATGTCGAAAACCAGGTCCGCGGTGCGCGAAATGCCGCGCGCGAATCCGAACGACGCGATGGTGACGATCGGTCGGTCGCGGTCCTCGCCGTAGCGACGGCGAAGCTCTTCGCGCAGCTCGGACGGGGTCAGTTCGGTCGTGTCCAGCACCGAGTCGGCAGCCTGGCGGAGCGCGGCGGTCATCCCCGCTCTCGCGCGATCCCATCTTCGGCCGGCCGGTCCGGGGCCAGCGGATGGCGGCGGCGAGTCTCGTCATATCGGCGAATGAGTTCGGCGCCGGCGCAATCGAGATAGAGGATTTCCGGCCGGACGCCCTCAACCGAGCGAATGATGTCCGGAAGCTTCTCGGCATCGAAGCCGCGGCTTCTGGCGTCCATCCCGACTGCGACTGGGACATTGTGCCCGGATTGCCGCTCCCCGTGAACGAAGTCCGCGAGCAGTGCGACTGGCAGGTTGTCGACGCAGTCCCAGCCCATATCCTCGAGCGCATCGAGCACGGTCGACTTGCCGGCCCCGGACATCCCCGTAACGAGAAGCAGACGAGGGAGGCCCTTTCGGGAAGTCTTGTCCATCACGTCCTGATCCCGAAATGTTCGATCGCCAGCCGCACTTTCGCGGCGGCTGATGCAGTCGTCGGATCGATGCTTACCAGCGGAACCGGAACGGACAGGAACGATCGTTCACGGCTTTCGTCGGGCATGCGATGGACTTCGCTGACCAGCTCGACGGCGAGCGCTACCGGAACGTCGTCCACCCACGGCATGTCGACGATCCCCAGCCCGCGGACTTCCATCTTTCCCTTTATGGTCGCCGGGGCCGACGCGACCAACCGGTCGCCGTCGCGGCGAAGAAGCGTTCGATCGTCGCTGACCAGTGCGAACCCATGGTCGAGCAGCCGCAGCGCGAGGTCCGACTTTCCGGAGCCCGACGGTCCCAGCAGCATCACCGCGCGCCCGTCCTTTGCGACGGTCGTGGCATGAACGTTCTCGGAGGAAAGCCGCGCGGTCACGTCAGGTCTGCCGCCGGCAAGACGATGGTGAAGCGCGCCCCGCTCGGCGCATCCGTACGATCCTCGACATCGATGGTCCCGTCGTGACCTTCGACGATGGCGCGCGCGATGGCCAGACCGAGTCCGCTGTGCCGGCCGAAAAGCTCGCTGTCCGGCCGTACCGAGTGGAAGCGGTTGAAGATGGCTTCCTTTAACTCGTCGGGAACTCCGGGACCCTCGTCGTCGACTCGAATCAGGATGTTGTCGCCAACATGGATTGCGGCAATTTCGACCAACCCGCCGGACGGCGAGAAGCTGATGGCATTGTCGACGATATTGTCGATCGCCCGGGCCAGCCGTGCCGGTTCGCCCATCACCACCGCTGTGGCCTTGCGCGGACGTGCGAAGGCGATCCGAACGTTGCCCGTTTCCCGGCGTTGCTCCCAGACCCCGACCAGTTGTTCAATCAACTGGCCGAGGTCGACTTCCTCGAAACTGGCGCGGGCAAGTTCGGCATCTGTCCTCGCCGCCTCCCCAACGTCGCCGATCAACCGGTCGAGCCGGTTGACGTCCTGGCGAATGACGTCGGTCAGCTGCCGCTTCAGTTCCGGATCGTCGACACGCTCCAGGCTGTCGACTGCGCTTCGAAGCGATGCCAGCGGATTCTTCAGTTCGTGGGTCACGTCGGCCGCGAACGCCTCGATATTGTCGATTCGCATGCGTAGCGATTGGCTCATGTCGCTGACCGCCCGAGCCAGTGTGCCGATCTCGTCGCGGCGCGAGGGTAGTCGGGGCACCCGCACCTCTCGCGCCCGGCCGAGACGCACGCGGTGAGCGGCCAGCGCGATCCTTCGCAGCGGGCGAACGATCGTCCGGGCGAGGAACAGCGACAGCAGGACCGACAGGATCGTCGCGAGAGCGAGGGCGATTCCCAGCGCGCCGCGCTGGCTGCGAACGGTTCGCGTCAGGTCACGATCGTTCTTGGTGACTAGAAGGCGGGAGCCGTCGGCAAGCAGCGACGTACTCACGAACACAGGGGTGAGGTCCGGCGCGTTGCGAATGGTTACAACCGGTTTCGGCCCGGCCGAAGCAAGGATCGGCCAGGCGCCGGCACTGTCTTGAGCGGGTTCCGCGAAATCCGGCGGCGTTTTCGCGCCAACCAGGAAATTGAAACCGCGATCGAGCGCCCGGGCAACATCCTTGCGCCATTTTTCCGTCGCCGGGTCGCGCAAGCGATACGCCGGTTCGCCAATATCGAAACTGTCGGCGGTTTTCTTCCCCGCGGCATCGTAAAGCCGCAGCCGAGCACCATTCGCCGTGCCGATTTCACTCAAAAGCGCCTCGCGCTCGCCGCTCGCCGTCCGGTTGATGGCTTCGGCGGAAATCGCGGTTTCGCTATCCAGCCGATCAAGCCGTTCTTCCGTAATGCGGTTGCGGTAAGAATCGAGGTAGAGAATCGACAGTGCGAAAATCACGAGTGTCAGCACGTTCACCGCCAGTATGCGGTGCGTGAGCGTCCACCGCCCCGACCAGGTCAGGGCCAAGTCGCTCTCGTCATTCCTCGCTGAATTTGTAACCGACGCCATAAAGGGTCTCGATGCCGTCGAACTTGTCGTCGACGGCGCGGAACTTGCGGCGAATCCGCTTGATGTGGCTGTCAATCGTGCGATCATCGACGTAGACGTCGTCCTGATAGGCGACGTCAAGAAGCTGGTTACGCGACTTTACTACTCCAGGCCTTTGCGCGAGCGCCTCGAGGATGAGGAATTCCGTCACGGTCAGGGTGACGTCCTTGCCGTCCCACAGGATCTTGTGGCGTGCAGGGTCCATCACGAGACGCCCACGCTCCAGCAATTCCTCGGCAGCGCCTTCGCTTTCCTTCGCCACCTGCCCGCGTTCGAGATCGCGGCGACGCAGGATCGCGCGGATACGGGCAACGAGAAGGCGCTGCGAAAACGGCTTGGCGATATAATCGTCGGCGCCCATCGCGAGGCCGAGTGCCTCATCCAGTTCATCATCCTTCGACGTTAGGAAAATGACCGGCATTGCACCAACGGTGCCGCCCATCTCGCGGACCCGGCGGAGGAGTTCCATGCCGTCCATCTGTGGCATCTTGATATCGAAGACGGCCAAATCGGGTGGATTTTCGGCGAATGCCTTCAATGCGGTTGCACCATCGGAATAGACGCGCGTCACGAAACCTTCCGCCTGGAGCGCGATGGAAACCGAAGTAAGGATGTTGCGGTCGTCGTCGACGAGCGCGATGGCGTGACTCATGCCCTACCCTTCACGAGCGAGACCAGCCGATACCGAGCCGCTGCGAGGGTGACAAGCGACGAGGCGTTTTGACCGAACCAGCAATCGTCGGTATAGCGAGCAAAGGGAGTGGCGGCGGTCCGATTGGGGCGCCGCCCTCATGCTATTTACACGCCTATGGCCAAATGAAGGGGAGTCACGACGTGAGCGAGCGTATTCCTGCGCACAAGCTGGATGCACAGGGCATCGAAACCCGCGCCGAACTGCATTGGAACCTGACGACCGCGCCTTTGGTCGAGGACGCGGTGCGCCGGGGCGAAGGCCAACTTACCAAGGACGGTGCACTGCTGGTCGATACGGGCAAGTTCACCGGACGCAGCGTCAAGGACAAATATGTCGTTCGCGATGCAACCACGGAAGACACGATCAACTGGGGCGCAATCAACCAGCCGATGACGACCGAGCATTGGGCGACGCTCAAGGCCGACTTCCTCGCCGCGCTCAAGGCGAAGGACGAGTTGTACGTCGCCGACCTCTATGGCGGCAGCCAGCCTGAATATCGCGTCAACGTGCGCGTCATCACGCAGATGGCATGGCACAACCTGTTCGTGCGCACCCTGCTGGTTCGTCCGGATGCGAGCGAGCTGCCAAGCTTCGTGCCCGAATACACGATCATCAACCTGCCGAGCTTCAAGGCCGACCCGGAGCGGCACGGCTGCCGCAGCGACACGGTGATCGCGGTCAACTTCACGGAGAAGATGATCCTTATCGGCAACACCGAATATTCGGGCGAGATGAAGAAGGGCGTGTTCGGCCTTTTGAACTTCCTGCTTCCGGCGCAGGGCGTGATGCCGATGCACTGCTCGGCCAACATCGGCGCTGACGGCAAGAGCGCGATCTTCTTCGGGCTCAGCGGCACCGGAAAGACCACCCTGTCGGCCGATGCCAGCCGCACTTTGATCGGCGACGACGAGCATGGCTGGTCCGACACGGCTGTCTTCAACTTCGAGGGCGGCTGCTACGCCAAGATGATCAACCTCTCGGCCGAGGGCGAGCCGGAAATTTACGCGACCACCAAGATGTTCGGCACGATCCTTGAGAATGTGGCGATGGATCCGGTCACTCGCGAGCTCGACTTCACCGACGCCAGCAAGACCGAGAATACGCGCGGCGCCTATCCGATCGAGTTCATCCCGAACACGAGCAGGGAGAATCTCGGGCCGCCGCCGTCGACGATCATCTTCCTGACGGCTGATGCGTTCGGGGTCCTCCCGCCGATCTCGCGTCTGACTCCGGACCAGGCGATGTATCACTTCCTGTCAGGCTACACCGCCAAGGTCGCCGGAACAGAGATCGGCGTGACCGAGCCGCAGGCGACCTTCTCGACCTGCTTCGGCGCCGCCTTCATGCCGCGCCCGCCGAGCGTTTACGGCAATCTGCTCAAGAAGCGCATCGCCGACGGAGGGGCGCAATGCTGGCTGGTCAACACCGGCTGGACCGGCGGCAAGTATGGCGTCGGCAAGCGCATGCCGATCAAGGCGACCCGCGCGCTCTTGAACGCCGCACTCGACGGAAGCCTCAACCAAGTCGAGTTCCGCAAGGACGCGAACTTCGGGTTCGAGGTTCCGGTAGAAGTACCGGGTGTCGACACCGCGATCCTCGACCCGCGCAGCACTTGGGCGGACAAGGACGAGTATGACCGCACAGCGGCCAAGCTCGTCGACCTGTTCGTCGAGAATTTCGCCGAGTTCGCTCCGCACGTGGAAGAAGGCGTCAGGCAAGCGGGGCCGCAACAAACCGCCAGCGCCGCCGCCTGACTCGCCCGGTCATCTCTGGATCGGGCTCTTCGACAAGAAGGTCCGATCCAATGACCGATGCCGTTAAATCCTGGCCAGTACGCCATTTCGACAGTGAGGAAGCCGTCGCCCGCGTGGGCGAAGGCCTGTTGTCGCGCACCCTGCCCCGCTCCGAATGGACTCACGAGGCTCACCTCGCGGCAACCACCTATCTGCTCTTGAAGCGCCCGGAGATCGACCTCGATACCGAACTCCCTGGGCTGATCCGCCGCTACAATGAAAGCGTCGGCGGCGTGAATAGCGACACCGAGGGCTATCACGACACAATCACGCGTGCTTACCTCTACGGAATTCGCCTTTTTCTCAATGAAGCCGACCCAAGCGCGCCGATTCACGAACTGGTCAACGAACTGCTTCACTCTCCGATGGGAAAGCGCGACTGGCCCCTGCGGTTCTGGTCGCGCGAGCGCCTGTTCAGCGTCGACGCGAGGCGCAGTTTCGTCCACCCGGATCTGGCGGCACTTCCCTAAGCAAAGGCTTGCCCTGCGCGGCCCTCACGACGCAAGGATCAGCGATGCCACGCGAGGTCACCAGTTTTTCGAACGAAACCGTCAAACGGATACGCGCGCTTCGGGACAAGAAGGCGCGCAAGTCCCAGGGACTGTTCCTAGCCGAGGGCTTGCGGATCATTGCCGAAGCCCGAGACTGCGGCTTCCTGCCCGAGATCGTGGTCTTCGCCAGGGGCCAACCGCTTCACCCGCTCGCAGCCTCGATCGTCGCGGATGCTGAAGCGAAGGGCGCTGACGTCATCGAAACGACACCCGCGATCCTTTCAAAAATGAGCGGCAAGGACAATCCGCAAGCGATCCTGGGGGCCTTTCGGCAACCCGACACTTCATTGGCCTCTATCAACCGTGACGCGTCGCCGCTGTGGATCGTGGCGCAATCACTTCGCGACCCGGGCAATATCGGCACCATCCTTCGCACTAGCGATGCGGTGGCGGCCGGAGGTCTGATCCTCATCGACGATCACGCCGACCCTTATTCGGTCGAGGCGGTGCGGGCCTCGATGGGTGCTATCTTCACCCAAGCAGTCGCCACTACGCGGTGGGAGGAATTCATCGCCTGGCTCCGTTCAGGAAAGGGCCAGCTCGTCGGGACCAGTCTGAAGACCGATACCGATTATCTGGATGCGGAGTACGAACAACCCTGCTTCCTGCTGATTGGCAACGAAAGTCAGGGCCTGCCGCCCGCATACGAGGATGAATGCGACCTGCTTGTGAAGATGCCAATGCTTGGCAAGGCCGACAGCCTCAACGCGGCGATCGCGGCGGCCGTTATGTCTTTTCACATCCGCAGCGC
The window above is part of the Sphingomonas sp. HDW15A genome. Proteins encoded here:
- a CDS encoding NfeD family protein, producing the protein MFGLSDGWLWAIAGLVLLIAEVVAPGFFLVFLGVAAIATGLFTLLFDLSLAPQLALFVIYTALAVMIGKRWYAEPDTADQAISLNDPARRLVGRTATVVDPIDEHGGRVRLGDSEWTARGGPAATGDRVEIISVEGNCLRVGGARTMAAPVGERDA
- a CDS encoding DUF885 domain-containing protein, translated to MRELSRRELLAGTGAFAGATLLSGCTSTLATPSRAIGPTSAQALLDSIAENLLWTDPEQATSLGIDKGSRAPLRSRLKDRSAAGQDKIASILRADLARAETLDTRALDASTRTSIEVIKSAYRTSLEGFAQPYGDVAVGSWRNTPYVVIQNVGAYLDTPRFLDADHQIANAADAEAYVARLDSMALQLDGELARIRDARGKGLVPPAFLLDKAIGQLGQSLDNARKGGGLVDSLVNRTRDIPGSWETRSRAIVTGKIAPALALQLEELKLQRARATMDPGMWARPGGDAYYVWALKASTTTAMSPEEIHQMGRRELAELQARMDAILKRNGYNSGSVGQRMVALAKDPKYKFKEGDPGRAEILAYIGEWISKFRGLTPRGFNTLVRANLEVKRLPPEEEPGAPGAYGGAGSIDGSIPGKFWINLHTTDLHRRYDLPSLAAHEAIPGHVWQGEYANQLPLIRTLLSFNAYSEGWALYAEQLMDELGAYDDFEVGKLGYLQSLAFRACRLVVDTGLHAKRWSRQQAVQFFVDEIGSGAEDVAREVDRYCSWPGQACGYKVGHSEILRQRAKAQSALGSRFDLRAFNDAVVKGGNVPMDVLARNVDGYAMIG
- a CDS encoding HPr family phosphocarrier protein; amino-acid sequence: MSGCHRTITVSNRRGLHARASAKFVNLVHGLPASVEVEKDGNRVTGTSIMGLMMLGAAMGDEITIYCSGESCEDALQQLTALVEGKFGEE
- a CDS encoding HPr kinase/phosphatase C-terminal domain-containing protein — its product is MTARLSSENVHATTVAKDGRAVMLLGPSGSGKSDLALRLLDHGFALVSDDRTLLRRDGDRLVASAPATIKGKMEVRGLGIVDMPWVDDVPVALAVELVSEVHRMPDESRERSFLSVPVPLVSIDPTTASAAAKVRLAIEHFGIRT
- a CDS encoding ATP-binding protein; this translates as MASVTNSARNDESDLALTWSGRWTLTHRILAVNVLTLVIFALSILYLDSYRNRITEERLDRLDSETAISAEAINRTASGEREALLSEIGTANGARLRLYDAAGKKTADSFDIGEPAYRLRDPATEKWRKDVARALDRGFNFLVGAKTPPDFAEPAQDSAGAWPILASAGPKPVVTIRNAPDLTPVFVSTSLLADGSRLLVTKNDRDLTRTVRSQRGALGIALALATILSVLLSLFLARTIVRPLRRIALAAHRVRLGRAREVRVPRLPSRRDEIGTLARAVSDMSQSLRMRIDNIEAFAADVTHELKNPLASLRSAVDSLERVDDPELKRQLTDVIRQDVNRLDRLIGDVGEAARTDAELARASFEEVDLGQLIEQLVGVWEQRRETGNVRIAFARPRKATAVVMGEPARLARAIDNIVDNAISFSPSGGLVEIAAIHVGDNILIRVDDEGPGVPDELKEAIFNRFHSVRPDSELFGRHSGLGLAIARAIVEGHDGTIDVEDRTDAPSGARFTIVLPAADLT
- a CDS encoding response regulator transcription factor, which codes for MSHAIALVDDDRNILTSVSIALQAEGFVTRVYSDGATALKAFAENPPDLAVFDIKMPQMDGMELLRRVREMGGTVGAMPVIFLTSKDDELDEALGLAMGADDYIAKPFSQRLLVARIRAILRRRDLERGQVAKESEGAAEELLERGRLVMDPARHKILWDGKDVTLTVTEFLILEALAQRPGVVKSRNQLLDVAYQDDVYVDDRTIDSHIKRIRRKFRAVDDKFDGIETLYGVGYKFSEE
- a CDS encoding phosphoenolpyruvate carboxykinase; translation: MKGSHDVSERIPAHKLDAQGIETRAELHWNLTTAPLVEDAVRRGEGQLTKDGALLVDTGKFTGRSVKDKYVVRDATTEDTINWGAINQPMTTEHWATLKADFLAALKAKDELYVADLYGGSQPEYRVNVRVITQMAWHNLFVRTLLVRPDASELPSFVPEYTIINLPSFKADPERHGCRSDTVIAVNFTEKMILIGNTEYSGEMKKGVFGLLNFLLPAQGVMPMHCSANIGADGKSAIFFGLSGTGKTTLSADASRTLIGDDEHGWSDTAVFNFEGGCYAKMINLSAEGEPEIYATTKMFGTILENVAMDPVTRELDFTDASKTENTRGAYPIEFIPNTSRENLGPPPSTIIFLTADAFGVLPPISRLTPDQAMYHFLSGYTAKVAGTEIGVTEPQATFSTCFGAAFMPRPPSVYGNLLKKRIADGGAQCWLVNTGWTGGKYGVGKRMPIKATRALLNAALDGSLNQVEFRKDANFGFEVPVEVPGVDTAILDPRSTWADKDEYDRTAAKLVDLFVENFAEFAPHVEEGVRQAGPQQTASAAA
- a CDS encoding RNA methyltransferase, whose protein sequence is MPREVTSFSNETVKRIRALRDKKARKSQGLFLAEGLRIIAEARDCGFLPEIVVFARGQPLHPLAASIVADAEAKGADVIETTPAILSKMSGKDNPQAILGAFRQPDTSLASINRDASPLWIVAQSLRDPGNIGTILRTSDAVAAGGLILIDDHADPYSVEAVRASMGAIFTQAVATTRWEEFIAWLRSGKGQLVGTSLKTDTDYLDAEYEQPCFLLIGNESQGLPPAYEDECDLLVKMPMLGKADSLNAAIAAAVMSFHIRSAWRNAP